In Bacillus sp. S3, the sequence TTCTTTTGATTTTAGCAGTAGTAAATGAGAATAAAAAGTCTATATTAACCATTTTTTACATGCTATAATTAAATTAGGAAGAGTTCCAAAAATAGTTTAACCTTGATATAGCAATTAAAACGCAGGATGAATTGAAGTGTAAATTCATCGTGCGTTTTTTTGTGTTCACGTCATGTTTTTATGCTCTTTTCTTTTTTTTGGGCTAGACTAGAAACTGTTAATAAAAGGTAAAGGGGTTAGTAAATGACCAAGCATGAGGTGTTCAAAATATTGGTGTTGATTGAATCTGTTTACCCGTCTTTTGTTACGAAAGATGATACCGTTCTTCAATGGTTGGAATTTGGCAAGCAAATGGATTATCACCAGGTAATGAAAAACGTACTAACACATATTCGGAAAAGTCCATATC encodes:
- a CDS encoding replicative helicase loader/inhibitor, which codes for MTKHEVFKILVLIESVYPSFVTKDDTVLQWLEFGKQMDYHQVMKNVLTHIRKSPYPPTIADIIEGKVEVIKGSGQIQMESWRSIPAWMMEYTLKQDVQN